The following are encoded together in the Erwinia sp. E602 genome:
- a CDS encoding gamma-glutamylcyclotransferase, with product MLTRDFLARADCKTAFGDIDLALLLSEEQRAASLAATLASRPDHSPVWIFGYGSLMWNPVFEADEAAPGTLQGWHRAFCLRLTAGRATRNQPGRMLALKEGGQTSGLAFRLPEEKLQEELELLWKREMITGCYLPTWCGLTLDDGRTVTALVFIMDPRHPLYESDSCPQTIAPLIAQASGPLGTNAQYLFSLEQELQQRGMADNCLTGLVEKVRDLQQNHNGLAG from the coding sequence ATGTTAACCAGAGATTTTTTAGCACGGGCGGACTGTAAGACCGCCTTTGGCGATATTGATTTGGCGCTGTTGTTAAGCGAAGAGCAGCGTGCGGCCTCGCTGGCGGCGACGCTGGCCAGCCGGCCCGATCACAGCCCGGTGTGGATATTTGGCTACGGCTCGTTGATGTGGAACCCGGTATTTGAGGCCGATGAAGCGGCGCCGGGCACCCTGCAGGGCTGGCACCGCGCATTCTGCCTGCGGCTGACCGCCGGGCGTGCCACCCGCAACCAGCCCGGACGGATGCTGGCGCTGAAAGAGGGCGGGCAGACCAGCGGTCTGGCGTTTCGCCTGCCGGAGGAGAAACTGCAGGAGGAGCTGGAGCTGCTGTGGAAGCGGGAGATGATCACCGGCTGCTACCTGCCGACCTGGTGCGGGCTGACGCTGGATGACGGCCGTACGGTGACGGCGCTGGTGTTTATTATGGACCCGCGCCATCCGCTGTATGAGTCCGACTCCTGCCCGCAGACCATCGCGCCGCTGATCGCCCAGGCCAGCGGGCCGCTGGGTACCAACGCGCAGTATCTGTTCTCGCTGGAGCAGGAGCTGCAGCAGCGCGGAATGGCCGATAACTGCCTGACCGGGCTGGTGGAGAAGGTGCGCGACCTGCAGCAGAACCATAACGGGCTGGCCGGCTGA
- the tagF gene encoding type VI secretion system-associated protein TagF: MIASSELQWYGKLPAAGDFVQRRMPPALNTRWSHWFQQGLIDRQHHLPAGDVPLSSGPVWNFVLPATLGVQKVQLGCLLLSRDRVGRTWPLLAQHSLTVCEWHPAQLDVAGQWFNALGATLLAAVNNATPADQLEQALQALAPLSRPAQDVRLAELESGDRPCRLAWQEVARRFDPLHYTSYWWTNQADHAPLQTHRHSGNLTARLFTQLFHPTAGKRAGRHGFYPPMFD, translated from the coding sequence ATGATCGCCAGCAGTGAACTACAGTGGTACGGCAAGCTGCCTGCGGCGGGAGACTTCGTGCAACGACGGATGCCCCCGGCGCTGAACACGCGCTGGTCACACTGGTTCCAGCAGGGACTGATTGACCGCCAGCATCACCTGCCTGCGGGTGACGTACCGCTGAGCAGCGGGCCGGTGTGGAATTTTGTACTGCCTGCCACCCTCGGGGTGCAGAAGGTCCAGCTGGGCTGCCTGCTGCTCTCGCGCGATCGCGTTGGCCGCACCTGGCCGCTGCTGGCGCAACACAGTCTTACCGTCTGCGAGTGGCACCCGGCGCAGCTGGACGTCGCCGGGCAGTGGTTTAACGCGCTCGGCGCCACCCTGCTCGCCGCCGTGAACAATGCCACCCCGGCCGACCAGCTGGAGCAGGCGCTGCAGGCGCTGGCGCCGCTGAGCCGCCCCGCGCAGGATGTCAGGCTGGCGGAGCTGGAGTCCGGGGATCGGCCCTGCCGGCTGGCGTGGCAGGAGGTTGCCCGTCGGTTCGATCCGCTGCACTACACCAGCTACTGGTGGACCAATCAGGCCGACCACGCACCCCTGCAGACCCACCGCCACAGCGGTAACCTGACCGCCCGGCTGTTTACCCAGCTGTTTCATCCCACCGCCGGCAAACGGGCGGGCCGTCACGGCTTCTATCCGCCGATGTTTGACTAG
- a CDS encoding type II toxin-antitoxin system HicA family toxin has protein sequence MSSEELIRQLRADGWLRQRQSGSHVTLSKPGVIKIITVPYHRKDLSKGIIRQAQEISGLKLF, from the coding sequence ATGAGTAGCGAGGAGTTGATCCGGCAATTGCGGGCTGATGGTTGGCTCAGGCAGCGGCAATCTGGCAGTCATGTGACGCTGAGCAAGCCTGGAGTCATTAAAATTATTACCGTTCCCTATCATCGCAAGGATCTGTCAAAGGGGATTATCAGACAGGCACAGGAAATATCAGGACTGAAACTGTTTTGA
- a CDS encoding SH3 domain-containing protein gives MVKIYLALTLLAVLSVAGCKAPGTPPTDDTLVTSEVNGVRLTHRYAVQPPQTFTPIDRPYRALYKASVMTRPDYSGKVVRYLENGKPFTALGMADGWLAVADTGGTELLGYVPQKAAVKSELYDATLRNDRPRPRKSSKKVCVDVGGEGKACRDGSTATWIIQ, from the coding sequence ATAGTGAAAATTTATCTCGCGTTAACCCTGCTGGCCGTGCTGAGCGTGGCGGGATGTAAAGCCCCTGGCACCCCACCGACGGATGACACCCTGGTAACCAGCGAGGTTAACGGTGTGCGCCTGACGCATCGCTATGCGGTACAGCCGCCGCAGACTTTTACACCGATCGATCGGCCCTATCGCGCCCTGTATAAGGCGTCGGTGATGACCCGCCCGGACTACAGCGGCAAGGTGGTGCGTTACCTGGAGAACGGCAAGCCGTTTACCGCGCTGGGAATGGCGGACGGCTGGCTGGCGGTGGCCGACACCGGGGGTACGGAGTTGCTCGGTTACGTGCCGCAGAAGGCGGCGGTAAAAAGCGAGCTCTATGATGCCACCCTGCGCAACGACCGGCCGCGCCCGCGTAAGAGCAGTAAAAAAGTCTGCGTTGACGTCGGCGGCGAAGGAAAAGCCTGTCGTGACGGCAGCACGGCGACCTGGATTATTCAGTAA
- the icmH gene encoding type IVB secretion system protein IcmH/DotU encodes MTPELPASTAAVKVQDYRLLTAAAPLLNAIVQIRQAATHDDPAGLRQQLVDEIHQFEAVARQSGLPFETLIGARYCLCAVLDEAAAKTPWGSRGIWSGNGLLVTFHNESWGGEKVFQLLARLSQHPATHLELLEVIHYCLLLGFEGRYRGAEQGRQQREALRERLAQLIRDTRSRQAAAPMPAAEEPAIVRPRWQAPIPLWVCAACALLCGALVFSTLNWRLGKATEPVLQQIWQIPLPAALPGLRGNPSQTLQELQQRLSDLIDARQLDVTDSESGSKIILPADRLFVANSAELTAQGRALIARVAAALETAKGTLLVCAYTDDSPVEFSRFPTRWDYTQAQAHSAGTLLQQLLAQPGMTLRSEGRGDSHARLPNDSDENRAINRRLEIILQPAPDDGGNDSKNSGKS; translated from the coding sequence ATGACGCCGGAACTTCCCGCCAGCACGGCCGCCGTAAAGGTCCAGGACTATCGCCTGCTGACCGCTGCCGCCCCGCTGCTCAACGCCATCGTGCAGATCCGCCAGGCCGCCACCCATGACGACCCGGCCGGCCTGCGCCAGCAGCTGGTGGATGAAATCCACCAGTTCGAGGCCGTTGCCCGCCAGAGCGGGTTGCCGTTCGAAACGCTGATCGGTGCCCGCTACTGCCTGTGCGCGGTGCTGGATGAAGCGGCGGCGAAGACGCCGTGGGGCAGCCGTGGCATCTGGTCCGGCAACGGCCTGCTGGTCACCTTTCATAACGAAAGCTGGGGCGGCGAAAAGGTGTTTCAGCTGCTGGCGCGCCTGTCGCAGCATCCGGCGACGCATCTGGAGCTGCTGGAAGTGATCCACTACTGCCTGCTGCTCGGCTTCGAGGGGCGCTATCGCGGTGCGGAACAGGGCCGCCAGCAGCGGGAAGCGCTGCGCGAACGCCTGGCGCAGCTGATCCGTGACACCCGCAGCCGGCAGGCAGCTGCTCCGATGCCGGCGGCAGAGGAGCCGGCGATCGTGCGGCCGCGCTGGCAGGCGCCGATCCCGCTGTGGGTCTGCGCCGCCTGCGCCCTGCTCTGTGGTGCGCTGGTGTTCTCCACCCTGAACTGGCGGCTGGGTAAGGCCACCGAGCCGGTGCTGCAGCAAATCTGGCAGATCCCGCTGCCGGCCGCGCTGCCGGGGCTGCGCGGTAACCCGTCGCAGACCCTGCAGGAGCTGCAGCAGCGGCTTAGCGATCTGATCGACGCCCGCCAGCTGGACGTCACCGACAGCGAAAGCGGCAGCAAGATTATTCTGCCCGCGGACCGCCTGTTCGTCGCCAACAGCGCGGAGCTTACTGCGCAAGGCCGGGCGCTGATCGCCCGCGTGGCGGCGGCGCTGGAAACGGCAAAAGGCACGCTGCTGGTCTGCGCTTACACCGACGACAGCCCCGTTGAGTTCAGCCGCTTCCCCACCCGCTGGGACTATACCCAGGCTCAGGCGCACAGCGCCGGGACGCTGTTACAGCAGCTGCTGGCCCAGCCGGGCATGACGCTACGCAGCGAGGGCCGCGGCGACAGCCACGCGCGCCTGCCGAACGACAGCGATGAAAACCGGGCGATCAACCGTCGGCTGGAGATCATTCTGCAGCCTGCACCGGACGACGGCGGCAATGACAGCAAAAATTCTGGAAAATCCTGA
- the tagH gene encoding type VI secretion system-associated FHA domain protein TagH, translating to MRLTLLSPPASLAVHYYDFIAPGGTLGRSPDNQLVLPDPERAISRLQALIHVAPGGECRLTSQGSVTPVWHNGVALTRGDQVLLTNGDRLAIGPWQLAVSDPQRQRDEPVRDDPLLLFGEDAADDDPLGLLDEPVPAADRIPPTFSAEQLEERAARDAAARLAIDPLRPPRDDADAALPEQQRLLQALVDGLGLENASDAPPLTEQQMYTTGRMLSLFTQGTVALLSSRSILKRGVKAEMTQILNEANNPFKILPSGKMVMRQIYQNPLPGFMPPEQAVRDALVDLQAHQLGMIAGIRAIIAAMLQSFNPQRVEDDAVREGVLPRIGLSATRKAALWDAFTRHYQHTAGEIEDDFHTLFGEAFLHAYEMEVHQYKDSQTPVEEG from the coding sequence ATGCGACTGACCCTTTTATCTCCGCCCGCGTCACTGGCCGTCCACTACTACGATTTTATCGCGCCGGGCGGCACGCTGGGGCGCAGCCCCGATAACCAGCTGGTGCTGCCCGACCCTGAACGGGCCATCTCGCGGTTGCAGGCGCTGATCCACGTCGCCCCCGGCGGCGAATGTCGCCTGACGTCACAGGGCAGCGTCACCCCGGTGTGGCATAACGGCGTGGCGCTGACGCGCGGCGACCAGGTGCTGCTGACCAACGGTGACCGGCTGGCGATCGGCCCCTGGCAGCTGGCGGTCAGCGACCCGCAGCGGCAGCGGGATGAGCCGGTACGCGACGATCCGCTGCTGCTGTTTGGCGAAGACGCAGCGGACGACGATCCGCTGGGCCTGCTGGATGAACCGGTACCGGCAGCGGATCGCATCCCCCCGACGTTCAGCGCTGAACAGCTGGAAGAGCGCGCGGCCCGTGACGCCGCCGCCAGGCTGGCGATCGACCCGCTGCGCCCGCCGCGCGACGACGCGGATGCGGCGCTGCCGGAACAGCAGCGTCTGCTGCAGGCGCTGGTGGACGGGCTGGGGCTGGAAAACGCCAGCGATGCCCCGCCGCTGACCGAACAGCAGATGTACACCACCGGCCGCATGCTGAGCCTGTTCACCCAGGGCACCGTGGCGCTGCTCTCGTCCCGTTCGATCCTCAAGCGCGGGGTAAAGGCCGAGATGACCCAGATCCTCAACGAGGCAAATAACCCGTTTAAAATCCTGCCCTCCGGCAAAATGGTGATGCGGCAGATCTACCAGAATCCGCTGCCCGGCTTTATGCCGCCGGAACAGGCGGTACGCGATGCGCTGGTCGATCTGCAGGCGCATCAGCTGGGGATGATTGCCGGCATCCGGGCGATTATCGCCGCCATGCTGCAGTCGTTTAACCCGCAGCGGGTGGAGGACGACGCCGTGCGCGAAGGGGTTCTGCCGCGCATCGGGCTGAGCGCCACGCGCAAGGCGGCGCTGTGGGACGCCTTTACCCGCCACTATCAGCACACCGCAGGCGAGATCGAAGATGACTTCCATACGCTGTTTGGCGAGGCTTTCCTGCACGCCTACGAGATGGAGGTTCATCAGTACAAAGACTCGCAGACGCCGGTGGAGGAAGGATGA
- a CDS encoding type II toxin-antitoxin system HicB family antitoxin: MLYPIFVFINESGTYDGYFPDVDGCFFSGDNLEAAVRDAETAFGQHMEVFTEMGNPVVVPRDPAAWLGDSRLKEDSGFLTLIELDPAKYERKAIKFNLTMPGNLLTAIDRYIEKNGHFRNRSSFLSELARKELARG; encoded by the coding sequence ATGCTCTATCCAATCTTTGTTTTCATTAATGAAAGTGGCACCTATGACGGCTATTTTCCCGATGTTGACGGGTGCTTTTTCTCCGGTGATAACCTGGAAGCGGCCGTACGTGATGCTGAAACGGCATTCGGCCAGCATATGGAAGTGTTCACTGAGATGGGCAATCCGGTGGTCGTTCCCCGCGATCCGGCCGCCTGGCTGGGGGACAGCCGTCTGAAAGAAGATAGTGGCTTTCTCACCCTGATTGAGCTGGATCCGGCGAAGTATGAGAGAAAAGCGATCAAATTCAATCTGACGATGCCGGGGAATTTGCTCACGGCGATAGACCGTTATATTGAGAAAAACGGTCACTTTCGCAATCGTTCTTCCTTCCTCTCTGAACTGGCGCGGAAAGAACTGGCCAGAGGGTAA
- a CDS encoding aminoimidazole riboside kinase, producing the protein MSNKIWVLGDAVVDLLPEANNRLLQCPGGAPANVAVGVARLGGESAFIGCVGDDPFGEFLRSTLQQERVDTRYMTRETGQRTSTVLVGLDADGERQFTFMVRPSADLFLTAERLPRFAAGEGLHLCSIALSAEPSRSAAMQAMAAVKQAGGWVSFDPNLRDDLWPDAAELNRCLQAAFQAADIIKLSEDELNVLSAAASLSDRIHDFAARYQPALLLVTLGGAGVYVWHREQLQHYPAPKVSVVDTTGAGDAFVAGLLAALAQEANPLAPARLAAAIDQAQRSGAAATTAKGAMTALPYARDLAAAD; encoded by the coding sequence ATGAGTAACAAAATCTGGGTGCTGGGCGATGCGGTAGTGGACCTGCTGCCGGAAGCGAATAACCGGCTGCTGCAGTGCCCCGGCGGCGCGCCGGCCAACGTGGCGGTCGGGGTGGCCCGGCTCGGCGGCGAGAGCGCCTTTATCGGCTGCGTCGGCGACGATCCGTTCGGTGAGTTTCTGCGCAGCACGCTGCAGCAGGAGCGGGTGGACACGCGGTATATGACCCGCGAAACCGGGCAGCGCACCTCCACGGTGCTGGTCGGTCTGGATGCCGACGGCGAGCGGCAGTTTACCTTTATGGTGCGCCCTTCCGCTGACCTGTTTCTGACCGCTGAACGGCTGCCGCGCTTTGCCGCCGGTGAAGGGCTGCACCTCTGTTCGATCGCCCTGAGCGCCGAACCGAGCCGCAGCGCGGCGATGCAGGCGATGGCGGCGGTGAAGCAGGCGGGCGGCTGGGTAAGCTTCGACCCCAACCTGCGCGACGACCTGTGGCCGGACGCCGCCGAGCTGAACCGCTGCCTGCAGGCGGCGTTTCAGGCGGCAGATATCATTAAGCTGTCCGAGGACGAACTGAACGTGCTGAGCGCGGCGGCCAGCCTGAGCGATCGCATCCACGATTTTGCGGCACGTTACCAGCCGGCACTGCTGCTGGTGACGCTGGGTGGCGCGGGCGTTTACGTCTGGCACCGTGAGCAGCTGCAGCACTATCCTGCCCCGAAAGTCAGCGTGGTGGATACCACCGGCGCGGGGGATGCCTTTGTCGCCGGGCTGCTGGCGGCGCTGGCGCAGGAGGCCAATCCGCTGGCCCCGGCCCGGCTGGCCGCAGCGATTGACCAGGCCCAGCGCAGCGGTGCCGCCGCCACCACCGCCAAAGGGGCGATGACCGCCCTGCCGTACGCCCGCGATCTCGCCGCAGCAGACTGA
- a CDS encoding PP2C family serine/threonine-protein phosphatase, with protein sequence MKISVASCSEAGHRQRNDDVLGSWIGEHGACFVVCDGVGGYAGGDRAATLVRDLLLAQVSQLEQLTLQNTTAAVAGVEEAICAAQLNDAGCAQMSTTLAALFTDRERQRVWWAHAGDSRIYHFRRGQLAGVTRDHSLRQQFADAGYENAGINGHLLYNALGGHHAPYVSWHSELNVEDGDAFLLCSDGFWNPLSAGDMALALRLVNSPDEWLALLLQAIAPAARNDNLSAVAVWFGSPQETTLLISPTDAARFLPPRE encoded by the coding sequence ATGAAAATCAGCGTCGCCTCCTGCTCTGAGGCTGGCCACCGCCAGCGCAATGACGACGTGCTCGGCAGCTGGATCGGCGAGCACGGTGCCTGTTTCGTGGTGTGTGACGGCGTGGGCGGCTACGCGGGAGGCGATCGCGCCGCCACGCTGGTGCGCGATCTGCTGCTGGCCCAGGTCAGCCAGCTGGAGCAGCTGACCCTGCAGAACACCACGGCGGCGGTTGCCGGCGTTGAGGAGGCGATCTGCGCGGCACAGCTGAACGATGCCGGGTGCGCGCAGATGAGCACCACTCTCGCCGCGCTGTTTACCGACCGCGAGCGGCAACGGGTGTGGTGGGCACACGCCGGAGACAGCCGCATTTACCATTTCCGGCGAGGTCAGCTGGCGGGCGTCACCCGCGATCACAGCCTGCGCCAGCAGTTTGCCGACGCCGGTTATGAAAATGCAGGCATAAACGGCCATCTGCTCTATAATGCGCTCGGCGGCCATCACGCGCCCTACGTCAGCTGGCACAGCGAGCTGAACGTGGAAGACGGCGATGCCTTTCTGCTGTGCAGCGACGGTTTCTGGAACCCGCTGAGCGCCGGGGATATGGCGCTGGCGCTGCGGCTGGTCAATTCTCCCGACGAGTGGCTGGCGCTGCTGCTTCAGGCCATCGCGCCGGCGGCCAGAAATGACAATCTTAGCGCCGTGGCGGTCTGGTTTGGTTCGCCGCAGGAAACCACCTTACTGATCTCGCCGACCGACGCCGCCCGGTTTCTGCCGCCACGAGAATAA
- a CDS encoding serine/threonine-protein kinase, whose amino-acid sequence MSSNFQSTPPAGALAAGYRFNEFEISEAIGGGGFGIVYRAWDHQLERTVAIKEYMPATLASRNADGSLQPRSERQQKLYQAGLNSFIQEARLLARFNHPGLLNVLRFWEQNGTAYMVTLFYSGSSLKALQLNDPARISEAWIRQLLPPLFSAIATLHQEGYLHRDISLDNIQIQDNDQPVLLDFGSARKEIGNLEDETEIMLKPGYAPIEQYSEEGEREQGPWTDIYALGAVLHTLIAGSPPPVSVVRCIEDRYPPLTDRRPAGWSLPLLYAVDQALAMAPGERPQSLEQLAALIALPEAEVEARLQRASLTSSALPASMVTAESSAGTDVDAGAAPAAIPAADIAAQPAAASAGLTPAAAQPASVAINHAAAAPAPVTQAATPRRLSPALLGLSLLSLAAVACVVWMLNRDDAPVAAAQGSAVATPAAPAASLATVYLRLNSGESLLVNGKVQAVKADSDGLAVLHLAAGSWQLQVKSAGGVRQQQLTVDRAGTWLVNPQP is encoded by the coding sequence ATGTCATCGAATTTTCAGTCTACGCCGCCCGCCGGTGCCCTGGCCGCCGGCTATCGCTTTAACGAATTTGAAATCAGCGAAGCGATCGGCGGCGGCGGCTTCGGCATCGTCTACCGCGCCTGGGACCACCAGCTGGAACGCACGGTGGCGATCAAAGAGTATATGCCGGCCACGCTGGCCAGCCGCAACGCGGACGGATCGCTGCAGCCGCGCAGCGAGCGCCAGCAGAAACTCTACCAGGCCGGGCTGAACAGCTTTATCCAGGAGGCGCGCCTGCTGGCCCGCTTCAACCATCCGGGGCTGCTCAACGTGCTGCGCTTCTGGGAACAGAACGGCACCGCCTATATGGTGACGCTGTTCTACAGCGGTTCCAGCCTGAAGGCGCTACAGCTTAACGACCCGGCGCGCATCAGCGAAGCCTGGATCCGCCAGCTGCTGCCGCCGCTGTTCAGCGCCATCGCCACCCTGCATCAGGAGGGCTACCTGCACCGGGATATCTCGCTGGACAATATCCAGATCCAGGATAACGACCAGCCGGTGCTGCTGGACTTTGGCTCGGCGCGCAAAGAGATTGGCAACCTGGAGGATGAAACCGAAATCATGCTCAAGCCCGGCTATGCGCCGATTGAGCAGTACAGCGAAGAGGGTGAGCGCGAACAGGGGCCGTGGACCGATATCTACGCGCTGGGTGCGGTGCTGCACACGCTGATCGCCGGCAGCCCGCCGCCGGTCAGCGTCGTGCGCTGTATTGAAGACCGCTACCCGCCGCTGACCGACCGTCGGCCAGCCGGCTGGTCGCTGCCGCTGCTGTACGCGGTGGATCAGGCGCTGGCGATGGCGCCAGGCGAACGGCCGCAGTCGCTGGAGCAGCTGGCAGCGCTGATCGCGCTGCCGGAAGCCGAGGTTGAAGCGCGGCTGCAGCGGGCCAGCCTTACCTCCTCAGCGTTACCGGCATCGATGGTGACAGCGGAGAGCAGCGCAGGAACTGACGTGGATGCCGGGGCAGCACCGGCAGCGATTCCCGCCGCTGATATTGCTGCACAGCCGGCAGCAGCATCAGCGGGTCTGACGCCAGCCGCCGCTCAACCCGCCTCCGTGGCGATTAACCACGCGGCGGCAGCGCCAGCGCCAGTCACCCAGGCGGCGACGCCGCGGCGGCTGTCGCCCGCGCTGCTTGGGCTGAGCCTGCTGTCGCTGGCGGCGGTGGCGTGCGTGGTGTGGATGCTGAATCGCGATGATGCGCCGGTCGCTGCCGCACAGGGTTCTGCCGTCGCCACGCCAGCGGCCCCTGCGGCCAGCTTAGCCACGGTCTATCTGCGGCTGAACAGCGGCGAGTCGCTGCTGGTGAACGGTAAGGTGCAGGCGGTGAAGGCGGACAGTGATGGCCTGGCGGTGCTGCACCTGGCAGCGGGCAGCTGGCAGCTGCAGGTGAAAAGCGCCGGCGGCGTGCGCCAGCAGCAGTTGACTGTCGATCGTGCGGGCACCTGGCTGGTAAACCCGCAACCCTGA
- the tssM gene encoding type VI secretion system membrane subunit TssM: MPHLVRFLSNRRLFWGLTGVLALSALIWLVAPLLPATRFGDPGSSLSRQLLIALCLLLWFLLQLLPQLWRRRTNARLLARLQMSGEEQAELQATGEMLDDRFLQALQLLKTAQFGSAAPRGLAGWLAHRRAPYLYQLPWYLIIGAPGAGKTSALVNSGLEFPLASPLGNTAMRGIGGTRHCDWWFSRQAVLLDTAGRYALQESQRTRDAGEWQTFIRLLKRYRPRQPINGVIVTLSVADLLGDAASARQAQASALRQRLEELHQQTGITFPVYVMVTKTDLLQGFVRYYQQLDKSERAQRMGISFPWPEPVSHAQLLAEFTPRFQQLCGQLTAGLADRMAQETDLSLRAECFQFPQEFAALAPLLTDYLSTLFASDRQPAGCIPRGLFFTSATQEGLPFDRVMGELSRKLQLPPRRQPSLSDWDSVSRQAPIPAGKGQSFFIHDLLTRVVFAEHSLAGSDGRWEQRQRLLHRLGYAALGGGLLLCCALWLTSYQRNQQWLQQVGQQLPRMQQQASRIGNPDGESFADLLPLLNSLASLAHGDAFALDAPPAALRAGLYRGDQVGEAATSVYQVALKSLLLPQVTLLITATLRNDDGQDPRYSRRALSAYQMLYQPQHYNGAFLRGWVMQQLTLSAPRLTDQQRSQLEEHLSALLVGQVQRSPFARDNQLLRRGDDDRQQ, from the coding sequence ATGCCTCACCTCGTGCGTTTCCTCTCTAACCGCCGCCTGTTCTGGGGGCTGACCGGCGTGCTGGCGCTGTCGGCGCTGATCTGGCTGGTCGCCCCGCTGCTGCCCGCCACCCGGTTTGGCGATCCCGGCAGCAGCCTGAGCCGCCAGCTGCTGATCGCGCTCTGCCTGCTGCTGTGGTTCCTGCTGCAGCTGCTGCCGCAGCTGTGGCGCAGGCGGACGAACGCCCGCCTGCTGGCTCGTCTGCAGATGAGCGGCGAGGAGCAGGCCGAACTGCAGGCGACCGGCGAGATGCTGGACGACCGTTTTCTGCAGGCGCTGCAGCTGCTGAAAACCGCGCAGTTTGGCAGCGCTGCGCCGCGTGGACTCGCCGGCTGGCTGGCCCACCGCCGCGCGCCTTACCTCTATCAGCTGCCCTGGTACCTGATTATCGGCGCGCCCGGTGCCGGTAAAACCAGCGCGCTGGTCAACTCCGGGCTGGAGTTTCCGCTGGCAAGCCCGCTGGGCAACACCGCGATGCGCGGCATTGGCGGCACCCGTCACTGCGACTGGTGGTTCAGCCGCCAGGCGGTGCTGCTGGATACCGCCGGGCGCTATGCGCTGCAGGAGAGCCAGCGCACCCGTGACGCCGGCGAGTGGCAGACCTTTATCAGGCTGTTAAAGCGCTACCGCCCGCGGCAGCCGATCAACGGCGTGATCGTCACCCTCAGCGTCGCCGACCTGCTTGGCGACGCCGCGTCGGCGCGTCAGGCGCAGGCCAGCGCGTTGCGTCAGCGTCTGGAAGAGCTGCATCAGCAGACCGGTATTACCTTCCCGGTCTACGTGATGGTCACTAAAACCGATCTGCTGCAGGGCTTTGTTCGCTACTACCAGCAGCTGGACAAGAGCGAGCGTGCGCAGCGGATGGGCATCAGCTTCCCGTGGCCGGAACCGGTCAGCCACGCGCAGCTGCTGGCCGAGTTCACCCCGCGCTTTCAGCAGCTGTGCGGCCAGCTGACCGCCGGGCTGGCGGATCGCATGGCCCAGGAAACGGATCTCAGCCTGCGCGCCGAATGCTTTCAGTTTCCCCAGGAGTTCGCGGCGCTGGCCCCGCTGCTGACCGACTATCTCAGTACGCTGTTTGCCAGCGACCGGCAGCCGGCGGGCTGCATTCCCCGCGGGCTCTTCTTCACCAGCGCCACCCAGGAGGGGCTGCCCTTCGATCGGGTAATGGGCGAGCTGTCGCGCAAGCTGCAGCTGCCGCCGCGCCGGCAACCGTCGCTCTCCGACTGGGACAGCGTCAGCCGCCAGGCACCGATCCCGGCCGGTAAAGGCCAGAGCTTCTTTATCCACGATCTGCTCACCCGGGTGGTGTTTGCCGAGCACAGCCTGGCGGGCAGCGACGGCCGCTGGGAACAGCGCCAGCGCCTGCTGCACCGGCTGGGGTACGCCGCGCTGGGCGGCGGCCTGCTGCTGTGCTGCGCGCTGTGGCTGACCAGCTATCAGCGCAATCAGCAGTGGCTGCAGCAGGTCGGCCAGCAGCTGCCCCGGATGCAGCAGCAGGCCAGCCGCATCGGCAACCCTGACGGCGAAAGCTTTGCCGATCTGCTACCCTTGCTGAATTCGCTGGCGTCGCTGGCCCACGGCGACGCCTTCGCGCTGGATGCGCCGCCGGCCGCGCTGCGCGCCGGGCTGTATCGCGGCGATCAGGTCGGGGAAGCGGCGACCAGCGTCTACCAGGTCGCGTTAAAATCGCTGCTGCTGCCGCAGGTAACGCTGTTGATTACCGCCACCCTGCGTAATGACGACGGCCAGGACCCGCGCTACAGCCGCCGGGCGCTCAGCGCCTATCAGATGCTGTATCAGCCGCAGCATTACAACGGCGCGTTTCTGCGCGGCTGGGTGATGCAGCAGTTAACGCTGAGCGCGCCGCGGCTGACCGACCAGCAGCGCTCGCAGCTTGAAGAGCACCTGAGCGCGTTGCTGGTCGGTCAGGTGCAGCGCTCACCTTTTGCCCGTGACAACCAGCTGCTCAGAAGGGGGGACGATGATCGCCAGCAGTGA